A genomic segment from Bacillus cereus G9842 encodes:
- a CDS encoding response regulator transcription factor, producing the protein MRLLVVEDNTSLLESIVQILCDEFEVDTAINGEDGLFLALQNIYDAILLDVMMPGMDGFEVIQKIRDEKIETPVLFLTARDSLEDRVKGLDFGGDDYIVKPFQAPELKARIRALLRRSGSLTTQQTIRYKGIELFGKDKDVQVDGQGIKLTLKQYELLEYLIQNSGKILMREQIFDRVWGFDSDTTVAIVEVYVHHLRKKLEPFGYQKDIQTVRGIGYILKEQ; encoded by the coding sequence ACTTCGTTATTAGAGTCTATCGTACAAATTTTGTGTGATGAATTTGAAGTAGATACGGCAATAAATGGAGAAGATGGATTGTTTTTAGCGCTTCAAAATATATATGATGCAATTTTGTTGGATGTGATGATGCCAGGGATGGACGGATTTGAAGTGATTCAAAAAATACGTGATGAAAAGATTGAAACACCAGTCCTGTTTTTGACAGCGAGAGATTCTTTAGAAGATCGGGTGAAGGGATTGGACTTTGGTGGAGATGACTATATCGTTAAGCCATTTCAGGCCCCTGAATTAAAAGCGAGAATTCGCGCTTTACTACGCAGAAGTGGTAGTTTAACAACGCAGCAAACGATTCGCTATAAAGGGATTGAATTGTTCGGAAAAGATAAAGACGTTCAAGTAGATGGACAAGGTATTAAGTTGACATTGAAACAATATGAGCTACTAGAGTATCTCATTCAAAATAGCGGGAAGATTTTAATGCGTGAACAAATTTTTGATCGTGTTTGGGGATTTGATTCAGATACGACAGTAGCAATTGTAGAAGTGTATGTGCATCATTTACGTAAAAAATTAGAGCCATTCGGTTATCAGAAAGATATTCAAACCGTTCGAGGTATTGGATATATATTAAAAGAACAATGA
- a CDS encoding sensor histidine kinase, which translates to MRKGSMFQKTRIRLTIVNSLVFILLIGILGSIIYSYTYKRIYNEVDQSIKMMAQYREKLDVKIPPRKRIENIQIGDPRVTRITWNGKIVKIEGDNRKFRSIFEENLEKFSPKKLGELQDIEVQGRYFRAFSLQKDGEIVQIVRDITAEERMLNTLFLILVIGCSIGSLCAIGIGFFLAGRALVPIQNSWEKQQQFVSDASHELRTPLAVIQSKTDVLFQSPSATIEEKAMDISTISKECRRLSKLVSNLLLLARSDSNQIEMDKKTFELDKLLEEIVAPYKEIASYQEKEMILKVERGVSFMGDRERIHQMMVILLDNAMKYTNEGGHIQIDCTQTSSSIRIQVKDDGIGVKEEDIPKLFDRFYQGDKARSTSEGAGLGLSIANWIVEKHYGKISVESRWGNGTCFEVIFPKNQKI; encoded by the coding sequence ATGAGAAAAGGAAGTATGTTTCAAAAGACACGCATTCGTTTGACTATAGTGAATTCATTAGTATTTATCCTATTAATAGGTATATTAGGCAGTATTATTTATTCATACACATATAAGCGTATTTATAATGAAGTGGATCAATCTATAAAAATGATGGCTCAGTATAGAGAAAAATTAGATGTTAAAATACCACCAAGAAAACGCATAGAGAATATCCAGATTGGAGATCCGCGAGTAACTAGAATAACTTGGAATGGGAAAATAGTGAAAATAGAGGGCGATAACCGTAAATTCCGTTCTATTTTTGAAGAGAATTTGGAAAAGTTTTCTCCAAAAAAATTAGGGGAGTTACAAGATATTGAAGTACAAGGACGATATTTTAGAGCATTTTCGCTTCAAAAAGATGGAGAAATAGTTCAAATCGTGCGAGATATAACAGCGGAAGAAAGAATGTTAAATACTTTATTTTTAATCCTCGTTATAGGTTGTAGCATAGGAAGCCTCTGTGCGATAGGTATCGGCTTTTTCCTAGCTGGCAGAGCACTTGTACCTATTCAAAATTCATGGGAGAAACAGCAGCAATTCGTTTCTGATGCATCACATGAACTAAGGACACCGCTTGCAGTTATTCAATCAAAAACGGATGTGTTATTCCAATCACCATCCGCTACGATAGAAGAAAAAGCGATGGATATTTCTACAATTTCAAAAGAATGTAGGCGGTTATCGAAACTCGTTAGTAATTTATTATTGCTAGCACGTTCTGATTCTAATCAAATTGAGATGGATAAGAAAACATTTGAACTTGATAAATTGTTAGAAGAAATAGTAGCTCCATATAAAGAGATTGCTTCTTATCAGGAAAAAGAAATGATACTAAAAGTAGAACGTGGTGTATCTTTTATGGGGGATAGAGAGCGGATTCATCAAATGATGGTCATACTGTTAGATAATGCGATGAAGTATACAAACGAAGGTGGGCATATTCAAATAGATTGTACGCAAACGAGTAGTTCAATTCGTATACAGGTGAAGGATGACGGGATAGGAGTGAAAGAAGAAGATATTCCGAAATTATTTGATCGTTTTTATCAAGGGGATAAAGCAAGAAGTACGTCAGAAGGAGCTGGATTAGGTCTTTCAATCGCAAATTGGATTGTAGAAAAGCATTATGGAAAAATATCAGTAGAGAGCAGATGGGGAAATGGCACTTGTTTTGAAGTGATTTTTCCTAAAAATCAAAAAATATAA
- a CDS encoding C39 family peptidase: MKVIRKLKWYICTALLGAAIWSVYTNGIPKYVEKFTFSNIQRGKETEFSNNDEKVILSNVPLIQQLPELDRGCEVTSLAMMLQYAGVSVDKMTLANEIKKVDFIDDGVRGNPNEGFVGNIYTFSESGYGVYHGPLFQLAEKYLPNKAVDLTGKNIEEIYKSVKAGKPVVMITNATFAPLDEDEFTTWETNSGDVSITYNEHCIVLIGYDQESVYIRDPLEDSLDVKVPRESFEQAWVQMGSQAISYVKSSK, translated from the coding sequence GTGAAAGTGATAAGAAAATTGAAGTGGTATATATGTACAGCTTTACTAGGTGCAGCAATATGGAGTGTATATACAAATGGAATTCCAAAGTATGTAGAGAAGTTTACATTCTCAAATATACAAAGAGGAAAAGAAACGGAGTTTAGTAATAACGATGAAAAAGTCATCTTATCAAATGTTCCATTAATTCAGCAGTTACCAGAATTGGATAGAGGCTGTGAAGTGACAAGTTTAGCAATGATGTTACAATACGCTGGTGTTTCAGTGGATAAGATGACATTAGCAAATGAAATAAAAAAAGTTGATTTTATAGACGATGGTGTGCGCGGGAATCCGAATGAAGGATTTGTAGGTAATATTTATACATTCTCTGAATCAGGATATGGTGTATATCATGGGCCACTTTTTCAGTTAGCAGAAAAATATTTACCTAATAAAGCTGTAGACTTAACTGGGAAGAATATAGAAGAGATTTATAAGAGTGTAAAAGCAGGGAAACCGGTAGTCATGATTACGAATGCAACATTTGCACCATTAGATGAAGATGAATTTACTACATGGGAAACAAATAGTGGAGATGTTTCTATTACGTATAATGAACATTGTATTGTACTTATTGGTTATGATCAGGAATCTGTATATATTCGAGATCCACTTGAGGATAGCTTAGATGTAAAAGTACCGAGAGAAAGCTTTGAACAGGCATGGGTGCAAATGGGGAGTCAGGCAATTAGTTATGTAAAGAGCTCCAAATAA